The Candidatus Scalindua japonica sequence TTCAAATTGCGAAAGAATCTCTGCCACTTCAGCCTTGTCAGCTCTCAGTTGCAGGGGTTCTAACATCCTCCAACTCTCATTGTCCGTACTCTCAAGGACTATAGTAGTGTCCCCTTTTTTCATTTCGATTTTATTGATCTGGCCTGGTTTGTAATCCGGCAGGACCATTTGCTGTCTCTGTACCCATACATCTGTTCTGTACTGTTTTCTGTCATAGAGAAATATATAAGCAGCGCCAATGGCTGCAACAATTAAGAGTATTATTGTAGTTTTAAACTTCATAGTTAATTAAAGCCTCCGATTATTATCTTCTTCTTCTCCACCAGACGAAGCCGCCAATTATTATTCCTATAGATGGGAGTCCTGCAATAGATAGCCAGAATATTGCGGATAGTTGTCCCGGTTTGACAATTGCTCTTCTGACGTCAGGAGCCTTAGCTGAGATCCCCAGCTCCTTTTCTCTTCTAGCCAGCCAGCTTATAGCATTAAGAACAAGATCCTGATTTCCAGGGTTGTCAGAAAACGCGTTTGCGGCAAAATCTGTATCACCGAAGACAACAACACGCGGACCCTTCTTACCAATATCGACAAAAGCCTGTGTTGCGTGTGGAGGTGCGGTAGGATCAGCTTTCGCTTCTCTTAGCTCCGATGCCACTGCTAAAATAATCGGAGAACTGATATCCGAGTCTTCATCATATTTCGGTCTTTTTTTACCAACAATCTCAGTTTCACCCCAGCTTTGATCAGGAGCCTGTATAATCCCTTTTGCAGCAAATGCCATTGTATCGCTCATTGGGGCGATATTAAGTACGCTTGAACCATAAAAAACTGTGGTCAATTTTTTGATGTCGTTTGTTATCTCATGATCTAAATATTTCTCATCACTGATATACACCTCAACAACGGTCTGCATACCAAAAAGAGGCATATTCACTTTGTTATAAACAACAGCATCATCCCTTACTACTACGCCATATTCTCCAAGCAACGCATTTAATCCGGATGATTTATTGACACCTACAGCTGGTTCGAGCATTACGATTAACTTACCGTTCTTAAGTTCACCTTTATCGTTCATGAGCCTTGCTGAAGTTCCAAGGTAGTCACGAATATAGTTTGTCTCCTGTGTTGAGAAGCTTTTTGTCGGACCCGCAATAAAGAGTATATCACAATTTTCAGGTACTCGTTTCTGTTTTAATAGATCAAGAGGAAGAACATTGTAATTGGCACGTTTAATAGCGCTTGCAAGATTTCCCAGTCCAGCTCGTTCAAAATCACCATAATCTCTCTCTCCATGACCCTTGGTGAAGTAAACGTTTGTCTGCTTATCTCGTGTTACGTTTAAGACTGCTGATGTAAAGATTTCTTCTCCCTTGAATTTGAAAGGAAACTCTCTCTCAATCACCTCGGATTGTTGCACATGTTTGCTTTTATCACCACAGGTGAAAATTACAGAATTGATTTGCAACTGCTCCAAGTCCATCTTCATCTTCTCTGCCAACTCTGTTATTTTAGTGCGATCTGTTAAAGGATTCAGGAGT is a genomic window containing:
- a CDS encoding GldG family protein, which produces MEVEKSLNNKEVATSEGSKNIKKQKTLIGANVIFMILIAIAIFVFVSYINDRHYYRCDFTASGKYSLTAKTKKILKNLDQPVFITSLLVKKQDYRFYGQVIDILEEYKYLSDKITVTLLNPLTDRTKITELAEKMKMDLEQLQINSVIFTCGDKSKHVQQSEVIEREFPFKFKGEEIFTSAVLNVTRDKQTNVYFTKGHGERDYGDFERAGLGNLASAIKRANYNVLPLDLLKQKRVPENCDILFIAGPTKSFSTQETNYIRDYLGTSARLMNDKGELKNGKLIVMLEPAVGVNKSSGLNALLGEYGVVVRDDAVVYNKVNMPLFGMQTVVEVYISDEKYLDHEITNDIKKLTTVFYGSSVLNIAPMSDTMAFAAKGIIQAPDQSWGETEIVGKKRPKYDEDSDISSPIILAVASELREAKADPTAPPHATQAFVDIGKKGPRVVVFGDTDFAANAFSDNPGNQDLVLNAISWLARREKELGISAKAPDVRRAIVKPGQLSAIFWLSIAGLPSIGIIIGGFVWWRRRR